A DNA window from Daucus carota subsp. sativus chromosome 3, DH1 v3.0, whole genome shotgun sequence contains the following coding sequences:
- the LOC135151385 gene encoding endoribonuclease Dicer homolog 2-like — translation MTILIETTADHSQKNQAVDMPLVQKAEQLPADHLPFARSYQLDALEMAKGQNTIVYLETGSGKTLIAIMLLRSYAHLLRKPSTFLAVFLVPTVVLVSQQAEVVQMHTDLKVGRYWGEMGVDFWNAADWKKQQDEFEVLVMTPQILLNALRHSFIKLETIRILIFDECHHARRRHPYACIMTTCLSLMRSIPKNYANFESAITLNQLKFIIWSM, via the exons ATGACCATTCTCATTGAAACAACT GCTGATCATTCTCAGAAGAATCAGGCTGTTGATATGCCTTTGGTTCAGAAAGCTGAGCAATTGCCTGCTGATCATCTTCCTTTTGCTAGGAG TTATCAACTGGATGCCTTGGAAATGGCAAAGGGACAGAATACCATTGTTTACTTGGAAACTGGATCCGGCAAAACCCTGATTGCTATCATGCTTCTGCGCAGCTATGCTCACCTTTTGCGCAAGCCCTCGACTTTTCTTGCTGTTTTTCTCGTCCCCACTGTGGTGCTGGTTTCCCAA caAGCTGAGGTTGTGCAAATGCACACCGACTTGAAAGTTGGAAGGTATTGGGGAGAAATGGGAGTGGATTTTTGGAATGCTGCTGACTGGAAGAAGCAGCAGGATGAATTTGAG GTGCTTGTGATGACACCACAAATATTGCTTAATGCCTTGAGGCACAGTTTTATAAAGCTTGAGACAATAAGGATCCTAATATTTGATGAGTGCCATCATGCTAGAAGGAGACACCCTTATGCTTGCATAATGACG ACTTGTCTCTCACTTATGCGGTCTATACCTAAAAACTATGCTAATTTTGAGTCCGCTATAACTTTGAATCAACTGAAATTTATCATTTGGTCAATGTGA
- the LOC108211916 gene encoding endoribonuclease Dicer homolog 2 isoform X1 has translation MNSKVFTCSSESAIAEYVEMSTPKLKTYGHVAFPCSLFSKISIQLKSLHEKFICVIENANMEDSQKENTRQRLSKLCSTFSFCLSELGLWLALKAADSLSSQGSEMLIWQQLDKSGERIITDFSSDVFKVLSGYIPSDPNWSISDDMQANVGNGYLSTKVICLFDSLLQRRGLIDLRCIVFVERVITAIALCRLLNVVLPSLSGWRTEYLAGSNTRLQLQSRKAQNIIVEEFRKGKVNIIVATSILEEGLDVQSCNLVVRFDPPSTVRSFIQSRGRARMHNSEFLILVKSGDNSSITRVDNYLSSGQVMRQESLRHAALPCQPLDTEIYNEVFYRVDSTGAIVTLSSSVSLIYFYCSRLPSDGYFKPLPRCNIDKELQKCTLYFPKSCPLPSITVHGNFKTLKQLACLEACKKLHILGALTDNLVPDMVEEEDAEELGHLNYVDEHDIYVPAELVGQGLNSGAKRYYCYLLELERNFTYDIEIDNLMLAARNELKFDEGNNLAFELEVERGIVIVRIKYATPISLTSEEVLKCKKFQVNILSVLHNKNYNKLKERLDVIHPPEDLDVYDYLLLPTTGSQQSLYIDWRSVDSVLFRSENIIHDHARCPLPKDQYNIVYTRSGLVCRCVVENSLVCTPHNGYIYCILGTLYGVNGSSVFNLRDGESSTYKDYYEQRHGINLQFEREHFLKGRHIFTVQNHLHKYTKQKEPEQSTAYVELPPELCSIIMSPISVGTCYSYSFASAIMHRIESLLIASSLKKMHADYCIQNAIATPKIPTMKVLEAITTKKCQEKFNLESLETLGDSFLKYAACQQVFKMHQDKHEGILSIKKNKIISNANLCKLGCRRKLQGLIRNEPFDPKMWIIPGDQMEAFHEVQLSTTTKVFTKGVRKTKGKVVADAVEALIGVFLSSDGETAALSMMNWLGIEVDFFNIPYKRSFSAHPEELINISYLESILNYSFTDASLLVEALTHGSFMLPQVPQCYQRLEFLGDSVLDYIITIHLYNKYPKMSPGLLTDLRSASVNNDCYSLSAVKVGLQKHILHASQKLHRQIESSVHNLDPLSVESTFGWESENSLPKVLGDVIESLAGAILVDSGYRKDIVFDSIRPLLEPLVSPDTLKLQPVRELHQLCQKENYVLKKSVVSCEKGVAAVTVEVEANGIIHRESCTAANKAEAKKLASKAVLKSLKESMSAEPHPTPPLSLPKSKKRKDEN, from the exons ATGAATTCAAag GTATTCACTTGCAGTAGTGAGTCTGCGATAGCAGAGTACGTTGAAATGTCAACTCCGAAGCTTAAGACATATGGACATGTGGCTTTTCCATGCTCGTTATTCAGCAAAATATCTATTCAGTTAAAGAGTTTGCACGAAAAG TTTATATGTGTTATTGAAAATGCAAACATGGAGGATTCTCAAAAGGAAAATACAAGGCAAAGATTATCTAAACTATGTTCAACATTTTCCTTCTGTTTGAGTGAACTTGGACTTTGGCTAGCACTAAAG GCGGCAGATTCTTTATCATCTCAAGGAAGTGAGATGCTTATATGGCAACAACTGGATAAGTCTGGTGAGAGGATTATAACAGATTTTAGCTCGGATGTATTTAAAGTTCTATCTGGCTATATTCCTTCTG aTCCTAACTGGTCTATAAGTGATGATATGCAAGCAAATGTTGGGAATGGTTATCTGTCAACGAAAGTTATCTGCCTCTTTGATTCTCTTCTTCAACGCAG GGGCTTAATAGATCTTAGATGCATAGTCTTTGTAGAAAGGGTTATAACGGCCATTGCACTTTGCCGCCTATTGAATGTTGTGCTTCCTAGCCTAAGTGGATGGAGAACAGAATATTTGGCAGGCAGCAATACTCGTCTTCAGTTACAGAGTAGGAAGGCCCAAAACATAATTGTTGAAGAATTTCGCAAGGGCAAG GTGAACATAATTGTTGCAACATCAATTCTTGAAGAAGGGTTGGATGTACAGAGCTGCAATCTGGTGGTACGATTTGACCCGCCATCTACAGTACGCAGTTTTATTCAGTCTCGAGGTCGGGCTAGGATGCACAACTCAGAATTTTTGATACTGGTAAAAAG TGGCGACAATTCTTCTATCACCAGAGTAGACAACTACCTTTCTAGTGGCCAGGTAATGAGGCAGGAATCATTGAGGCATGCTGCACTGCCTTGCCAACCACTTGATACTGAAATCTACAATGAAGTGTTCTACCGGGTTGACTCAACAGGAGCTATTGTGACACTGAGCTCTAGCGTGTCTCTTATTTACTTCTATTGCTCTCGCCTACCCTCCGACGG GTACTTTAAGCCCCTTCCGAGATGTAATATTGACAAGGAGCTGCAGAAATGCACCTTATATTTTCCCAAAAGTTGTCCACTGCCTAGTATCACTGTTCATGGAAATTTCAAAACACTGAAACAACTTGCGTGCCTAGAAGCATGCAAAAAGTTGCATATATTGGGAGCATTAACGGACAATCTTGTAccagatatggtggaagaagaAGATGCTGAAGAACTGG GTCATCTGAATTACGTTGATGAACATGATATCTATGTTCCAGCAGAACTTGTTGGTCAAGGTCTTAACAGTGGTGCAAAGAGATACTACTGTTATCTGCTAGAGTTGGAAAGAAATTTTACCTATGATATTGAAATTGATAATCTGATGCTTGCTGCTCGTAATGAGCTTAAATTTGATGAAGGCAACAACTTAGCCTTTGAACTGGAAGTTGAAAGGGGCATTGTAATAGTTCGCATCAAATATGCTACTCCTATAAGTCTCACTTCTGAAGAG GTTCTCAAGTGCAAGAAGTTCCAAGTAAATATATTAAGTGTTCtccataataaaaattataataaattgaagGAGAGACTTGATGTTATTCACCCACCGGAAGACCTTGATGTTTATGACTATCTCTTACTCCCAACTACTGGCTCGCAGCAGTCACTGTATATTGACTGGAGATCTGTTGATTCTGTTCTGTTTAGAAGTGAAAATATCATCCATGATCATGCAAGGTGCCCTTTGCCTAAAGACCAATATAATATTGTGTACACAAGAAGCGGTCTGGTCTGTCGGTGTGTTGTAGAGAATTCTTTAGTCTGCACACCTCACAATGGTTATATATACTGCATTCTGGGCACATTATATGGTGTGAATGGAAGTTCAGTGTTTAACTTAAGAGACGGAGAATCTTCAACTTACAAAGACTACTATGAACAAAG GCATGGTATCAACTTGCAATTTGAGCGGGAACATTTTCTTAAGGGAAGACATATTTTTACGGTACAGAATCACCTTCACAAGTATACAAAGCAAAAGGAACCAG AACAAAGCACTGCGTATGTGGAATTGCCTCCTGAACTTTGTTCAATAATCATGTCACCTATATCTGTTGGCACCTGTTATTCCTATTCATTTGCCTCAGCAATTATGCATCGAATAGAGTCTTTGCTCATTGCTAGCAGCTTAAAAAAGATGCACGCAGATTATTGTATTCAAAATGCTATTGCAACACCTAAGATTCCAACTATGAAG GTGTTGGAAGCTATTACTACTAAGAAATGCCAGGAGAAATTTAATCTAGAGTCACTGGAGACTCTTGGGGACTCATTTCTGAAATACGCTGCTTGTCAGCAGGTGTTTAAAATGCACCAAGATAAACATGAAGGCATTCTTAgtataaaaaagaataaaattatatctaatgCTAACCTATGCAAGCTAGGCTGCAGGCGTAAACTTCAG GGTTTAATACGTAATGAACCCTTTGATCCCAAGATGTGGATCATTCCTGGTGATCAGATGGAGGCTTTTCATGAAGTTCAACTATCTACTACTACAAAAGTATTCACTAAAGGAGTACGAAAAACAAAAGGTAAAGTTGTAGCTGATGCAGTTGAGGCATTGATTGGCGTGTTCCTCAGCAGTGACGGTGAAACTGCGGCTTTGTCAATGATGAATTGGCTTGGTATTGAggttgatttttttaacataccATATAAGAGGAGCTTTTCAGCACATCCAGAAGAGCTAATTAACATTAGTTATCTCGAGTCTATACTTAATTACTCATTTACTGATGCTTCACTACTTGTTGAAGCATTAACACATGGTTCTTTCATGCTACCCCAAGTTCCCCAGTGTTACCag CGTCTTGAGTTTCTTGGAGATTCCGTACTGGATTATATCATAACAATCCATCTGTACAACAAATATCCGAAAATGTCACCTGGATTGCTAACTGATCTGAGATCAGCTTCTGTTAACAATGATTGTTATTCTTTATCTGCGGTTAAGGTTGGATTGCAGAAACACATTCTCCATGCCTCGCAAAAACTTCACCGGCAAATAGAGTCCTCTGTTCATAATTTAGATCCATTGTCAGTGGAATCAACATTTGGATGGGAGTCTGAGAACTCTCTTCCTAAG GTTCTTGGAGATGTAATAGAATCTCTAGCAGGAGCAATCTTAGTTGATTCAGGTTACCGAAAGGATATTGTATTCGACAGCATACGACCGCTTTTGGAACCCTTGGTATCTCCCGACACCCTTAAGCTTCAACCAGTGAGAGAATTGCATCAGTTGTGCCAAAAGGAGAACTATGTGCTGAAAAAGTCTGTTGTGTCATGTGAAAAGGGTGTGGCCGCTGTTACAGTCGAAGTTGAAGCCAATGGCATCATACACAGAGAGTCATGCACTGCTGCTAATAAAGCAGAAGCCAAGAAACTTGCTTCCAAAGCTGTTTTGAAGTCGTTAAAAGAGAGCATGTCGGCTGAACCTCACCCTACTCCTCCTCTGTCGCTTCCCAAGAGTAAAAAGAGAAAGGACGAAAACTGA
- the LOC108211916 gene encoding endoribonuclease Dicer homolog 2 isoform X2 codes for MNSKVFTCSSESAIAEYVEMSTPKLKTYGHVAFPCSLFSKISIQLKSLHEKFICVIENANMEDSQKENTRQRLSKLCSTFSFCLSELGLWLALKAADSLSSQGSEMLIWQQLDKSDPNWSISDDMQANVGNGYLSTKVICLFDSLLQRRGLIDLRCIVFVERVITAIALCRLLNVVLPSLSGWRTEYLAGSNTRLQLQSRKAQNIIVEEFRKGKVNIIVATSILEEGLDVQSCNLVVRFDPPSTVRSFIQSRGRARMHNSEFLILVKSGDNSSITRVDNYLSSGQVMRQESLRHAALPCQPLDTEIYNEVFYRVDSTGAIVTLSSSVSLIYFYCSRLPSDGYFKPLPRCNIDKELQKCTLYFPKSCPLPSITVHGNFKTLKQLACLEACKKLHILGALTDNLVPDMVEEEDAEELGHLNYVDEHDIYVPAELVGQGLNSGAKRYYCYLLELERNFTYDIEIDNLMLAARNELKFDEGNNLAFELEVERGIVIVRIKYATPISLTSEEVLKCKKFQVNILSVLHNKNYNKLKERLDVIHPPEDLDVYDYLLLPTTGSQQSLYIDWRSVDSVLFRSENIIHDHARCPLPKDQYNIVYTRSGLVCRCVVENSLVCTPHNGYIYCILGTLYGVNGSSVFNLRDGESSTYKDYYEQRHGINLQFEREHFLKGRHIFTVQNHLHKYTKQKEPEQSTAYVELPPELCSIIMSPISVGTCYSYSFASAIMHRIESLLIASSLKKMHADYCIQNAIATPKIPTMKVLEAITTKKCQEKFNLESLETLGDSFLKYAACQQVFKMHQDKHEGILSIKKNKIISNANLCKLGCRRKLQGLIRNEPFDPKMWIIPGDQMEAFHEVQLSTTTKVFTKGVRKTKGKVVADAVEALIGVFLSSDGETAALSMMNWLGIEVDFFNIPYKRSFSAHPEELINISYLESILNYSFTDASLLVEALTHGSFMLPQVPQCYQRLEFLGDSVLDYIITIHLYNKYPKMSPGLLTDLRSASVNNDCYSLSAVKVGLQKHILHASQKLHRQIESSVHNLDPLSVESTFGWESENSLPKVLGDVIESLAGAILVDSGYRKDIVFDSIRPLLEPLVSPDTLKLQPVRELHQLCQKENYVLKKSVVSCEKGVAAVTVEVEANGIIHRESCTAANKAEAKKLASKAVLKSLKESMSAEPHPTPPLSLPKSKKRKDEN; via the exons ATGAATTCAAag GTATTCACTTGCAGTAGTGAGTCTGCGATAGCAGAGTACGTTGAAATGTCAACTCCGAAGCTTAAGACATATGGACATGTGGCTTTTCCATGCTCGTTATTCAGCAAAATATCTATTCAGTTAAAGAGTTTGCACGAAAAG TTTATATGTGTTATTGAAAATGCAAACATGGAGGATTCTCAAAAGGAAAATACAAGGCAAAGATTATCTAAACTATGTTCAACATTTTCCTTCTGTTTGAGTGAACTTGGACTTTGGCTAGCACTAAAG GCGGCAGATTCTTTATCATCTCAAGGAAGTGAGATGCTTATATGGCAACAACTGGATAAGTCTG aTCCTAACTGGTCTATAAGTGATGATATGCAAGCAAATGTTGGGAATGGTTATCTGTCAACGAAAGTTATCTGCCTCTTTGATTCTCTTCTTCAACGCAG GGGCTTAATAGATCTTAGATGCATAGTCTTTGTAGAAAGGGTTATAACGGCCATTGCACTTTGCCGCCTATTGAATGTTGTGCTTCCTAGCCTAAGTGGATGGAGAACAGAATATTTGGCAGGCAGCAATACTCGTCTTCAGTTACAGAGTAGGAAGGCCCAAAACATAATTGTTGAAGAATTTCGCAAGGGCAAG GTGAACATAATTGTTGCAACATCAATTCTTGAAGAAGGGTTGGATGTACAGAGCTGCAATCTGGTGGTACGATTTGACCCGCCATCTACAGTACGCAGTTTTATTCAGTCTCGAGGTCGGGCTAGGATGCACAACTCAGAATTTTTGATACTGGTAAAAAG TGGCGACAATTCTTCTATCACCAGAGTAGACAACTACCTTTCTAGTGGCCAGGTAATGAGGCAGGAATCATTGAGGCATGCTGCACTGCCTTGCCAACCACTTGATACTGAAATCTACAATGAAGTGTTCTACCGGGTTGACTCAACAGGAGCTATTGTGACACTGAGCTCTAGCGTGTCTCTTATTTACTTCTATTGCTCTCGCCTACCCTCCGACGG GTACTTTAAGCCCCTTCCGAGATGTAATATTGACAAGGAGCTGCAGAAATGCACCTTATATTTTCCCAAAAGTTGTCCACTGCCTAGTATCACTGTTCATGGAAATTTCAAAACACTGAAACAACTTGCGTGCCTAGAAGCATGCAAAAAGTTGCATATATTGGGAGCATTAACGGACAATCTTGTAccagatatggtggaagaagaAGATGCTGAAGAACTGG GTCATCTGAATTACGTTGATGAACATGATATCTATGTTCCAGCAGAACTTGTTGGTCAAGGTCTTAACAGTGGTGCAAAGAGATACTACTGTTATCTGCTAGAGTTGGAAAGAAATTTTACCTATGATATTGAAATTGATAATCTGATGCTTGCTGCTCGTAATGAGCTTAAATTTGATGAAGGCAACAACTTAGCCTTTGAACTGGAAGTTGAAAGGGGCATTGTAATAGTTCGCATCAAATATGCTACTCCTATAAGTCTCACTTCTGAAGAG GTTCTCAAGTGCAAGAAGTTCCAAGTAAATATATTAAGTGTTCtccataataaaaattataataaattgaagGAGAGACTTGATGTTATTCACCCACCGGAAGACCTTGATGTTTATGACTATCTCTTACTCCCAACTACTGGCTCGCAGCAGTCACTGTATATTGACTGGAGATCTGTTGATTCTGTTCTGTTTAGAAGTGAAAATATCATCCATGATCATGCAAGGTGCCCTTTGCCTAAAGACCAATATAATATTGTGTACACAAGAAGCGGTCTGGTCTGTCGGTGTGTTGTAGAGAATTCTTTAGTCTGCACACCTCACAATGGTTATATATACTGCATTCTGGGCACATTATATGGTGTGAATGGAAGTTCAGTGTTTAACTTAAGAGACGGAGAATCTTCAACTTACAAAGACTACTATGAACAAAG GCATGGTATCAACTTGCAATTTGAGCGGGAACATTTTCTTAAGGGAAGACATATTTTTACGGTACAGAATCACCTTCACAAGTATACAAAGCAAAAGGAACCAG AACAAAGCACTGCGTATGTGGAATTGCCTCCTGAACTTTGTTCAATAATCATGTCACCTATATCTGTTGGCACCTGTTATTCCTATTCATTTGCCTCAGCAATTATGCATCGAATAGAGTCTTTGCTCATTGCTAGCAGCTTAAAAAAGATGCACGCAGATTATTGTATTCAAAATGCTATTGCAACACCTAAGATTCCAACTATGAAG GTGTTGGAAGCTATTACTACTAAGAAATGCCAGGAGAAATTTAATCTAGAGTCACTGGAGACTCTTGGGGACTCATTTCTGAAATACGCTGCTTGTCAGCAGGTGTTTAAAATGCACCAAGATAAACATGAAGGCATTCTTAgtataaaaaagaataaaattatatctaatgCTAACCTATGCAAGCTAGGCTGCAGGCGTAAACTTCAG GGTTTAATACGTAATGAACCCTTTGATCCCAAGATGTGGATCATTCCTGGTGATCAGATGGAGGCTTTTCATGAAGTTCAACTATCTACTACTACAAAAGTATTCACTAAAGGAGTACGAAAAACAAAAGGTAAAGTTGTAGCTGATGCAGTTGAGGCATTGATTGGCGTGTTCCTCAGCAGTGACGGTGAAACTGCGGCTTTGTCAATGATGAATTGGCTTGGTATTGAggttgatttttttaacataccATATAAGAGGAGCTTTTCAGCACATCCAGAAGAGCTAATTAACATTAGTTATCTCGAGTCTATACTTAATTACTCATTTACTGATGCTTCACTACTTGTTGAAGCATTAACACATGGTTCTTTCATGCTACCCCAAGTTCCCCAGTGTTACCag CGTCTTGAGTTTCTTGGAGATTCCGTACTGGATTATATCATAACAATCCATCTGTACAACAAATATCCGAAAATGTCACCTGGATTGCTAACTGATCTGAGATCAGCTTCTGTTAACAATGATTGTTATTCTTTATCTGCGGTTAAGGTTGGATTGCAGAAACACATTCTCCATGCCTCGCAAAAACTTCACCGGCAAATAGAGTCCTCTGTTCATAATTTAGATCCATTGTCAGTGGAATCAACATTTGGATGGGAGTCTGAGAACTCTCTTCCTAAG GTTCTTGGAGATGTAATAGAATCTCTAGCAGGAGCAATCTTAGTTGATTCAGGTTACCGAAAGGATATTGTATTCGACAGCATACGACCGCTTTTGGAACCCTTGGTATCTCCCGACACCCTTAAGCTTCAACCAGTGAGAGAATTGCATCAGTTGTGCCAAAAGGAGAACTATGTGCTGAAAAAGTCTGTTGTGTCATGTGAAAAGGGTGTGGCCGCTGTTACAGTCGAAGTTGAAGCCAATGGCATCATACACAGAGAGTCATGCACTGCTGCTAATAAAGCAGAAGCCAAGAAACTTGCTTCCAAAGCTGTTTTGAAGTCGTTAAAAGAGAGCATGTCGGCTGAACCTCACCCTACTCCTCCTCTGTCGCTTCCCAAGAGTAAAAAGAGAAAGGACGAAAACTGA
- the LOC108211161 gene encoding RING-H2 finger protein ATL7 — MSQTSFYSPKSPPTTSVGCCSSLSAQLKLYQAFIFSVPIFFTFILLFFFYLFYLRRRRADWSSLRMRTARLATIQNNISTCEMGLKKEVREMLPIIVFKESFSVKDTQCSVCLGDYQAEDKLQQIPVCGHTFHMECIDLWLATHTTCPLCRLSLLASRASEKPTDSQSNETDQSPESPDVENHDENSPPSSSQLSGEPQVNEQIFNIVQQTNENFQSPESADVENHDEVSPQCSSQPSEDPQPTNKYQT, encoded by the exons ATGTCTCAAACTAGCTTTTATTCCCCCAAATCACCTCCCACTACAAGCGTTGGTTGCTGCTCATCTCTCTCAGCCCAGCTGAAGCTTTACCAAGCTTTCATCTTTTCTGTGCCAATCTTCTTCACTTTCATCcttctcttcttcttctatTTGTTCTATCTCCGCCGCCGCAGAGCTGACTGGTCTTCGCTCAGGATGAGGACTGCTAGGCTGGCCAccattcaaaataatatatccaCT TGTGAAATGGGGTTGAAGAAAGAAGTGAGGGAGATGCTGCCCATTATTGTATTTAAAGAAAGTTTTTCTGTCAAAGATACACA ATGCTCAGTTTGCCTTGGTGATTACCAAGCTGAGGATAAACTTCAGCAGATACCTGTATGTGGCCATACATTTCACATGGAATGCATTGATCTCTGGCTTGCCACCCACACCACCTGCCCTCTTTGCCGCCTGTCTTTATTAGCTTCCAGGGCATCAGAAAAACCAACAGATAGCCAATCAAATGAAACGGATCAAAGTCCTGAATCTCCTGATGTGGAAAATCACGATGAAAACTCTCCTCCGAGCAGTTCTCAGCTTTCGGGAGAACCACAAGTCAATGAACAGATATTTAATATAGTTCAGCAAACTAATGAAAACTTCCAAAGTCCTGAATCTGCTGATGTAGAAAATCATGATGAAGTGTCTCCTCAGTGCAGTTCACAGCCTTCTGAAGATCCTCAACCCACGAACAAATATCAAACATAG
- the LOC108214740 gene encoding glutamine synthetase cytosolic isozyme-like, which translates to MFLGSVLPIEERGHLAYWVAHRRISGPQGPYYCGIGADKAFGRDIVDAHYKASLHSGINISSINGEVMPGQILFPISALNAGITTVHPWPKNTKTFLMGST; encoded by the exons ATGTTCCTTG GTTCGGTATTGCCAATTGAAGAAAGAGGTCACCTAGCCTATTGGGTGGCCCACCGAAGGATATCCGGACCGCAG GGTCCTTATTATTGTGGTATTGGTGCTGATAAAGCCTTTGGACGGGACATAGTTGATGCTCATTACAAAGCATCTTTGCATTCTGGTATTAACATAAGCAGCATAAATGGGGAGGTTATGCCTGGACAG ATATTATTTCCGATCTCCGCACTGAATGCTGGGATAACAACTGTTCATCCATGGCCGAAGAATACAAAAACATTTTTAATGGGATCAACTTAA